A genomic stretch from Candidatus Binataceae bacterium includes:
- a CDS encoding HAD family hydrolase, whose product MPASSNAPVPVVFLLDVDNTLLDNDRVADDLRRHLTREVGKDPQERYWAIFEELRQELGYADYLGALQRYRVEHPHDTHLYEVSAYLVDYPFANRLYPGSLDAVAHLSAFGPTVILSDGDVVFQPRKVRRSGLFEAVEGRVLIYIHKEQELAEVETLYPAEHYVLVDDKVRILASVKKVWGERVTTVFPRQGHYAHAADVASYPPADITVERIGDLVGCDLAALLAAR is encoded by the coding sequence ATGCCGGCGTCATCGAATGCTCCAGTCCCGGTCGTGTTCCTGCTCGATGTCGACAACACCCTGCTCGACAACGATCGCGTGGCCGACGACTTGCGCCGCCATCTGACGCGCGAGGTCGGCAAGGATCCGCAGGAACGCTACTGGGCCATCTTTGAAGAACTGCGACAAGAACTCGGCTACGCCGACTACCTGGGCGCGCTGCAGCGCTACCGCGTCGAGCATCCCCACGATACGCATCTTTACGAGGTTTCCGCGTACCTGGTCGATTATCCGTTCGCCAACCGGCTCTATCCCGGTTCGCTTGACGCGGTCGCGCATCTCTCCGCCTTCGGACCGACCGTCATCCTGTCCGACGGCGACGTGGTGTTTCAGCCGCGCAAGGTCAGGCGCTCGGGGCTCTTCGAGGCGGTCGAGGGACGCGTGCTGATTTACATCCACAAGGAGCAGGAACTTGCGGAAGTCGAGACGCTCTATCCGGCGGAACACTACGTGCTCGTCGACGACAAGGTGCGAATCCTGGCGTCGGTCAAAAAAGTGTGGGGCGAGCGGGTGACCACGGTCTTTCCGCGTCAGGGCCACTATGCGCACGCCGCCGACGTCGCGAGCTACCCGCCGGCCGACATCACCGTTGAGCGGATCGGCGATCTCGTCGGCTGTGACCTGGCGGCGCTGCTCGCGGCGCGATGA